The following is a genomic window from Chryseobacterium ginsenosidimutans.
AAATACTACAAAATTTGGTTTCGCAAAAGAAAATATCTATCAGTGTCTTTACTTATTCTAAATAGCTAAAAATTACGTAAATTTGTAAACAATTTATTTAGTATATGTTGACGAAAGAAAAGGTACAGAATTTCCTTAAAGAGATAGAAGTTGATGACTTGGTAAGTAATTTTCAAGTTATGGGCAACGATGTATATATTGATATGACGGCTCATTCACCTGCAATGCACGAAAAGAAAAAGCTGGAAGCAGCAATGAAACAGGCTTTTGCAAGTGAATTCGGAGAAGAAATTAATTTAAAATTAAAGATCGTTTCTCCTGAACCGAGCGAAATTCAGCAAAGTCAGATCAAAGGGAGACAAATCCCGGGAATTCAAAATATTATAGCCATTGCTTCCGGAAAAGGAGGCGTTGGTAAGTCTACCGTTGCTGCGAATATGGCAGTTACTTTAGCTAAAATGGGCTTTAAAGTAGGTTTGCTGGATGCCGATATTTACGGTCCTTCAGTTCCTACAATGTTCGATACAGAAGGAGCGAAACCAATTTCTGTAGAAGTTAACGGTAAAAGTTTAATGAAGCCTATTGAAAATTATGGTGTAAAAATGCTATCAATAGGATATTTTTCAGGTTCTAATCAGGCGGTAGTTTGGAGAGGTCCGATGGCTTCAAAGGCATTGAACCAAATGATCAGAGATGCGGCTTGGGGAGAATTAGATTTTTTATTAATAGATTTACCTCCGGGAACAGGTGATATCCACTTATCGATCATTCAGGAAGTTCCTGTGACGGGAGCGGTAATCGTGAGTACACCTCAACACGTAGCTTTGGCAGACGTAAGAAAAGGTATTGCAATGTTCCAGATGGAAAGTATTAATATTCCTGTTCTTGGATTAGTGGAAAATATGGCGTATTTTACACCGGAAGAATTACCTGACAATAAATATTATATCTTTGGAAATCAAGGAGCGCAATATTTGGCTGATGATCTTGGGATTCCTGTTTTAGGAGAAATTCCTTTGATCCAAAGCATCAGAGAAGCTGGAGATGTCGGTAGACCGGCTGCTTTGCAGGAAGGTTCTAAGATTGCTGATATCTATACAGAAACTGCCCGTAAAATGGTGGAAAGCTTATTAGAGAGAAATAAAAACCTTCCTCCTACTGAAGCTGTAAAAATTTCGACAATGGCAGGATGCTCGCCGAAAGCAAAATAATTATTCAATTTTGAAAAAAACCGAATTGAACTGAAGAAAAAAATATGGAAACAAATATAGCACACGAACAAACTGTAACTAAAGTAATGGAAGCTCTTGAGAGCATTCGTCCGTTTCTAAACAAAGACGGTGGCGATATTGAGCTTATCGATGTGAAGGATAACTCAGTTTATGTAAAACTTTTAGGAAACTGTTCAGGATGTTCATTGAATTTTTCAACCTTAAAATTAGGCGTTGAAAATACAATCAAGCAACACGCTCCTGAAATAGAAAAAGTAATAAATGTAGAGTAAAAGAATAAAATATATTTTTTTAAAGACAGGTTTTTGAGCCTGTCTTTTTTTGTTTCTCATATTTTTATAAACTTTAAAACTAAGAGGTTTCTCAACAATAAAAAAGTCCCGAAAAAATCGGGACTCATTTCAATCAACTAAATAATATATTCTATTTTACAATCACTCTCTTCACTTCTCCTTCCGAAGTTTTTACAAGATAACCTCCTGTTGACAATTTTGAAGTATCAATTGTTAAAGCATTTTTCTCTTTTGCAAGTAATTTTCCACTCATGTCGTACAGCTCATAACCTTGTGCTCTGTTGAAATACAGTGTATTTCCTTTGTTCACAGGATTAGGGAAGATATTGAATGTTGCTTTTTCAGTTTTCACTTCTCCTGTAGATAGAGTTGGAGAAGAAACTACTTCAAACATCGATAAAGTTCCGCTGATTTCGTTGGCTACAATTACATAACCTTTTCCTATAGTTGTGTTTGCGGGTGCGATGTACGTAATCCCTTCTGGGCCGTTGTCACCACCATATGCAGAAGTAGTTCTGGAATGTTTGTAATCTGTGAATGTTACATTATTAGGATCTGTTACATTATAAACCATTACTCCGCCTGTTCTTTCTAGCGTGATGAAAGCGAAAGTCTGTCCGTTTATTGTTCCTAAAGCAACGCCTTCCGGTTCAGGGCCTTTTGCCCGGCTTCTGTTTTTCGCGCCGTTTGCTTCGTTATCAGCATTGAAAATCAATGGATGATTCGCTGCGATGTATCTTTCGAATCTGTCGCCACTGTCGTAAACAATCTGTTTTGTATCTGCATTGAAAATAGAGAACGAACGAGCTCCCAACGCTGAAATTTCTTCAAATTCTGCATCTCCATCTGTATTTCCTGTTGCATTTGACACCCTGAATCTTCCTAAATTGTAAGAAGCCTTTAAAACAGATGATTGAGGGAAGATAGTAGGATCTAAAGTATAACTATTCGCTCCGACTGTTGTTCTTTCGCTGAAACCCGAAAGGTCTTTTTCGTCACCTTCGTTGGCAGTTACGATATAGTTGGTATTCCCGATTTTATAATTCTGAACAGAATCGGGAGTGTAATATGTTTTTACAGGCCAGTTTGCGATTAAAACCTCACCATTATTGTCAGAAGCATCAAAACCGTTTCCAGGAATGCTCATGTCTTTTTTACCTAATCCCCAAACGCTTGTAATTGTTTTTGTGGCTAAATTAATTTCCGCAACGGCGTTGTTCTCCTGAAGCGTAACCCAGGCTTTCTGACTGTCGGAGCTTATCGTAACATATTCAGGTTCCAAATCCTGAGAAAGGGTATTGTTGGTTCTTACTTTTCTTAAACCTGTTGCTGTTAATGAAGCCAATTGAGAATCAAAAGCGTTGAAATTAAGAGTTATCACATTACTTTGCGTAAGATTTCCGATTCCTCCCGAAATATCAATAATACTTACCGTTCCTTCCGGATCTACTGTGTAGGCATCGTTTGGTTCGCCTTCATTGGCTGTTATTACTTTTGTTCCGTCCGGGGAGAAAGTAATCATATCAGGTAAAGCTCCAACGGTAACCTGTTTTAAGAAATTTCCGTTAATATCAAAGAAAACAACCGAGCCGTTTTGTTGTGGATTTGCATTGGGAGAAGCAGCAACGATGATTCCGTTTTTTACAGCAATACTTGTGATTCCGCCGTATGGAGCCATGTTGATGGTATTAATAACGGTCGGAGTATTTGGATTACTGAAATTAATAATATCAAAAACATCCGTAATCGAACTAATTGTAAATAATCTTTGTGTGGAAGGATCATGAACTACAATTTCCGTAGAACTTGTACTGTTACCGGAAGGATCAAAACTTCCGATATAGTTTAATGAAATTTGATTGGAAGGAATCGGCGCCGGTTTATCATTATCAACGATATAAACTGTTGCATTATTGTCACCAGAAATTGTTGCTCCAACAGGATTTTCAAGGCTTACTACAAAATATTCAGCTTGTTGTTCCTGCAACGTATCGTCAGTAATCGGAATATTTATCGTATAGCTCGTTGTTGTTGGAGTAATATTAATCGTCTGATCCGTTAAAGTGAAATCGTTACTATCTGCTG
Proteins encoded in this region:
- a CDS encoding choice-of-anchor I family protein, which produces MVEDTSDNALTTATSTTFTTAGTSISLDRNFIKVNENAGTLAFKININNPSASTVNLVVKSAPFSTADSNDFTLTDQTINITPTTTSYTINIPITDDTLQEQQAEYFVVSLENPVGATISGDNNATVYIVDNDKPAPIPSNQISLNYIGSFDPSGNSTSSTEIVVHDPSTQRLFTISSITDVFDIINFSNPNTPTVINTINMAPYGGITSIAVKNGIIVAASPNANPQQNGSVVFFDINGNFLKQVTVGALPDMITFSPDGTKVITANEGEPNDAYTVDPEGTVSIIDISGGIGNLTQSNVITLNFNAFDSQLASLTATGLRKVRTNNTLSQDLEPEYVTISSDSQKAWVTLQENNAVAEINLATKTITSVWGLGKKDMSIPGNGFDASDNNGEVLIANWPVKTYYTPDSVQNYKIGNTNYIVTANEGDEKDLSGFSERTTVGANSYTLDPTIFPQSSVLKASYNLGRFRVSNATGNTDGDAEFEEISALGARSFSIFNADTKQIVYDSGDRFERYIAANHPLIFNADNEANGAKNRSRAKGPEPEGVALGTINGQTFAFITLERTGGVMVYNVTDPNNVTFTDYKHSRTTSAYGGDNGPEGITYIAPANTTIGKGYVIVANEISGTLSMFEVVSSPTLSTGEVKTEKATFNIFPNPVNKGNTLYFNRAQGYELYDMSGKLLAKEKNALTIDTSKLSTGGYLVKTSEGEVKRVIVK
- a CDS encoding NifU family protein, producing the protein METNIAHEQTVTKVMEALESIRPFLNKDGGDIELIDVKDNSVYVKLLGNCSGCSLNFSTLKLGVENTIKQHAPEIEKVINVE
- a CDS encoding Mrp/NBP35 family ATP-binding protein, which encodes MLTKEKVQNFLKEIEVDDLVSNFQVMGNDVYIDMTAHSPAMHEKKKLEAAMKQAFASEFGEEINLKLKIVSPEPSEIQQSQIKGRQIPGIQNIIAIASGKGGVGKSTVAANMAVTLAKMGFKVGLLDADIYGPSVPTMFDTEGAKPISVEVNGKSLMKPIENYGVKMLSIGYFSGSNQAVVWRGPMASKALNQMIRDAAWGELDFLLIDLPPGTGDIHLSIIQEVPVTGAVIVSTPQHVALADVRKGIAMFQMESINIPVLGLVENMAYFTPEELPDNKYYIFGNQGAQYLADDLGIPVLGEIPLIQSIREAGDVGRPAALQEGSKIADIYTETARKMVESLLERNKNLPPTEAVKISTMAGCSPKAK